In Porites lutea chromosome 7, jaPorLute2.1, whole genome shotgun sequence, a single window of DNA contains:
- the LOC140943203 gene encoding uncharacterized protein translates to MFQREKLKKRVPSTKIQQQFSFCFFFGISYGTDPSKGSNKDGLKGERGPPGPPGPQRPPGPPGPPGPPGPRGFNGTQGLMGPPGPQGLQGATGAMGINGSQGPPGPPGPEGPRGPHGYNATLSGGVGSGALGSPGPPGRPGAWNLSLCQYKNKKEAAQTAGISADAVVLLREDDHPGWKIMAATCSTVKGAEYIMRDAVFEPGTNIPVYSCHCKGQARLFVLGPGYMKCVIHYWICPIIS, encoded by the exons ATGTTCCAGCGCGAAAAGCTAAAAAAGCGTGTTCCATCAACAAAAATACAACAgcaattttcgttttgtttcttt TTTGGAATTAGTTATGGTACAGATCCATCCAAGGGCTCAAACAAAGACGGATTGAAAGGGGAGCGCGGACCACCGGGTCCACCGGGCCCTCAAAGACCACCAGGACCTCCCGGACCTCCAGGACCACCAGGACCCAGGGGTTTTAATGGAACACAAGGACTTATGGGTCCTCCCGGTCCACAAGGACTCCAGGGAGCAACGGGGGCCATGGGTATTAATGGCTCTCAAGGACCACCAGGACCCCCAGGCCCCGAGGGGCCAAGAGGACCACATGGTTACAATGCAACTCTGTCAGGAGGGGTTGGATCAGGGGCATTAGGCTCTCCAGGCCCACCTGGAAGGCCCGGTGCCTGGAATTTGTCCCTGTGCCAgtacaagaataagaaagaagCAGCGCAAACAGCTGGAATCTCAGCAGATGCTGTCGTTCTGCTCCGGGAAGATGACCATCCG GGATGGAAAATTATGGCCGCAACATGTTCAACAGTAAAAGGAGCAGAGTACATTATGAGGGACGCAGTGTTTGAGCCAGGAACAAATATACCGGTATACAGCTGTCATTGTAAAGGACAAGCGAGACTCTTTGTTCTTGGTCCAGGGTATATGAAGTGCGTCATACACTACTGGATATGCCCCATTATAAGTTAA